A genomic segment from Candidatus Brocadia sinica JPN1 encodes:
- the rlmN gene encoding 23S rRNA (adenine(2503)-C(2))-methyltransferase RlmN produces MNKTEILSITDMSLPELEALCTSMGEPTYRAKQILSWVYDKGATTFGQMTNLPKNFQKQLADQCQVFQTKVDTITQTENDTEKFLVHLHDENVIECVLLREGKRITACVSTQVGCAMACQFCASGLLGLERNLTAGEIVEEALHVKNHLLPDEHLTNIVFMGIGEPLANYDNVVKAIRIMNAEWGLGIGARHITISTVGIIDGIRRLAHEGLQVNPAISLHAPNDIIRSQIIPSNKKIGIKNILAAAREYFEVTGRDISFEYILIDGLNASKQNAESLSMLLKGIQCNINILPVNPVEEFDWRPPSQETIEIFRRTLEKHGLVVTLRKKKGSPINAACGQLRLQRHKFLWKN; encoded by the coding sequence ATGAATAAGACAGAAATTCTATCAATTACCGATATGTCTTTACCTGAACTTGAGGCACTCTGTACCTCAATGGGTGAACCCACATACAGGGCAAAACAAATACTTTCCTGGGTTTATGACAAAGGCGCAACAACCTTTGGCCAGATGACCAACCTGCCCAAAAATTTTCAAAAGCAACTTGCTGATCAGTGTCAGGTCTTTCAAACCAAAGTTGATACCATTACACAAACTGAAAATGACACGGAAAAATTTTTAGTTCATTTACACGACGAAAACGTGATCGAATGCGTACTTTTAAGGGAGGGGAAAAGGATTACTGCGTGCGTCTCTACACAGGTAGGCTGTGCAATGGCATGCCAATTTTGTGCAAGCGGACTCTTGGGTCTTGAAAGAAACCTTACGGCAGGCGAAATTGTTGAGGAGGCCCTCCATGTTAAAAATCATCTTCTTCCCGATGAACACCTTACCAATATTGTCTTTATGGGCATCGGTGAGCCACTGGCAAACTACGATAATGTCGTTAAGGCAATTAGGATTATGAATGCCGAATGGGGGCTAGGAATTGGGGCTCGGCACATCACCATCTCAACAGTGGGCATTATAGATGGTATCCGCCGATTGGCACATGAAGGGCTCCAAGTAAATCCAGCAATATCCCTTCACGCACCCAACGATATTATACGATCACAGATAATCCCATCGAATAAAAAAATAGGTATTAAAAACATCCTTGCAGCGGCCAGGGAATATTTTGAAGTTACCGGAAGGGACATCAGTTTTGAATATATCTTGATCGACGGCCTCAACGCATCGAAACAAAACGCAGAATCACTGTCAATGCTGCTCAAAGGAATTCAATGCAATATTAACATTCTCCCTGTTAATCCCGTCGAAGAATTTGATTGGAGACCCCCTTCCCAGGAAACGATTGAAATATTTCGCAGAACGCTGGAAAAGCATGGTCTTGTAGTTACCCTCCGAAAGAAAAAGGGCAGTCCTATTAACGCAGCATGTGGCCAACTCCGTTTGCAAAGGCATAAATTTTTATGGAAAAACTAA
- a CDS encoding phosphatidylserine decarboxylase produces MNSINKILLLIFCASNCSVLLLSNASGMEDQVEHSPIVKELQKIVESNDDLRLNLEKALKEQEKGSYWHNRKMEDIFDFFDDWLVFLPTTDNPEKYSYLFNEIYRRNQNIRMLLRQPLFIDWLEKFVIGRGNFMDSEKSAGNIKEWVEDSTVNIGEYEVPSGGFKSFNDFFTRKIKSGARPIYMPNDDSIITSPADCTISKIREKLNTETIFEVKDEIFDVKKLLDNSTLANRFLNGDGAICFLMPSDYHRFHSPVNGKIIEVKQSGGLYFAAQDWTNYFFERRRGYFLMETSRYGIVGIVPVGLADISSINFVRKENDIVQKGDELGFFAYGGSAIVLLFEPNRLIDPIYVNNTVYEVSNVKVKMGQKIGSLKDESMK; encoded by the coding sequence ATGAATTCAATTAACAAAATTCTTTTGTTAATTTTTTGTGCCAGTAACTGTTCTGTGCTCCTGTTAAGTAATGCATCAGGCATGGAGGATCAAGTTGAACACTCTCCTATTGTTAAAGAATTACAAAAAATTGTGGAGTCAAACGATGATCTTCGTCTAAACCTGGAAAAAGCTTTAAAAGAACAGGAGAAAGGTTCCTACTGGCACAATAGGAAAATGGAAGATATTTTTGATTTTTTCGATGACTGGCTTGTTTTTCTCCCAACAACCGATAATCCTGAAAAATATTCTTACCTCTTCAACGAAATTTATAGAAGAAATCAAAATATTAGAATGCTATTGAGACAACCGCTTTTCATAGATTGGCTAGAAAAATTTGTCATTGGTAGAGGCAACTTTATGGATAGTGAAAAATCAGCTGGGAATATTAAAGAATGGGTGGAAGATTCAACCGTTAATATAGGGGAATATGAAGTTCCATCTGGCGGATTCAAAAGTTTTAACGATTTTTTTACGAGAAAAATAAAATCAGGTGCCAGGCCAATTTACATGCCAAATGATGACTCAATTATTACCTCTCCGGCTGATTGTACCATTAGTAAAATACGTGAAAAGTTAAATACAGAGACAATTTTCGAAGTAAAAGATGAAATATTCGATGTAAAAAAATTGTTAGATAATTCAACGTTGGCTAATAGGTTCTTAAACGGAGACGGAGCAATTTGCTTTTTGATGCCATCAGATTATCACCGTTTTCATTCTCCAGTTAATGGCAAAATAATTGAAGTAAAACAGTCCGGTGGTCTCTATTTTGCCGCACAAGATTGGACTAATTACTTTTTTGAACGTCGCCGTGGTTACTTTTTGATGGAAACTTCTCGCTATGGCATTGTTGGCATTGTCCCTGTTGGCCTTGCTGACATCAGCTCAATAAATTTCGTTCGCAAGGAAAACGATATTGTTCAAAAAGGTGACGAATTAGGTTTTTTTGCATATGGTGGTTCTGCAATTGTGCTCCTGTTTGAACCGAATCGGTTGATAGATCCTATCTATGTTAATAACACTGTTTATGAGGTGAGCAATGTAAAAGTTAAAATGGGGCAAAAAATTGGTTCTCTAAAAGATGAGTCAATGAAATAG
- a CDS encoding REP-associated tyrosine transposase — translation MRTRYKITEKECIYFVTSTVVEWMPVFRSRTYCDIIIRSLNYCKSHKDLKLFAFVIMDNHIHLIVKAPELSDTLASFKKFTAKEIIDQLKQDNRQWLLSQFAFYKKKYKTESDYQVWQEGIHPQLMLNEEMLRQKVEYVHSNPVRRGLVDSPEHWRYSSYRNYHLNDHSIIHIDELLL, via the coding sequence ATGAGAACCAGATATAAAATAACAGAAAAGGAATGTATCTATTTTGTTACCTCTACTGTTGTAGAGTGGATGCCAGTTTTTAGATCCCGTACATACTGCGATATAATTATACGGTCATTAAACTATTGTAAGTCACACAAAGACTTGAAACTCTTTGCATTTGTTATTATGGACAATCATATACATCTCATTGTAAAGGCGCCTGAGTTATCAGACACATTGGCTTCGTTTAAGAAGTTCACTGCAAAAGAAATCATTGATCAGTTAAAACAGGATAACAGACAATGGCTCTTAAGTCAGTTTGCATTTTATAAGAAGAAATACAAGACAGAAAGTGATTATCAGGTATGGCAGGAAGGCATCCATCCGCAATTGATGTTGAATGAGGAAATGCTGAGACAAAAGGTTGAATATGTTCATAGCAATCCTGTAAGACGTGGGCTTGTTGATTCGCCCGAGCATTGGCGCTACAGTTCTTACAGGAATTACCATCTTAATGACCATTCGATTATTCATATTGATGAATTATTATTGTAA
- the murJ gene encoding murein biosynthesis integral membrane protein MurJ: MSESHNLFRSVRIISVCTFLSRILGLARDMICASIFGTSMVWDAFTVAFKIPNLFRRLFGEGALSAAFIPIFTEQLEKRGKEEALVFFNIVATALIIILGGIVFLGEGSFFVIPRVFQIQEKWQLILKLLIIMFPYVFFICLVAFMGAVLNTLRHFFMPAFAPVVMNVCWILGAVLAPYTGKALDKMIYAVAISTFLSGLVQVIIHIPTLRKKELYYRFIPRFSHPGLKLVLTRMAPIVFGLGIVQVNVLLDSLIAVGFSAPQGGPGSFNFAGMAVHFPMKAGAASVLYYSDRLIQFPLGVFGIAMATAVFPLFSTHAVREDWNNFSTAFNKALKFILLIGIPASMAIIMLREPIIDLLYRRNQFDAESAYRTSRVILFYAFGIWAYCGLHVLIRAFYSVKDTVTPVKVGAACVGLNLVLNLSLIWVLQEGGLALSTAISAIVQIVILTIILQKRLCIKIGNEVFVSLQKTVIASVSMVFVCWFVLRMFPDLNGSGSLYFKGLRLFVPLLSAFAAFAGTSVLLKSEEFGHLVKLSLRRM, translated from the coding sequence ATGTCTGAATCGCACAATTTATTTCGTTCCGTAAGGATTATTAGCGTCTGCACCTTTTTAAGCCGCATACTCGGTCTTGCAAGGGACATGATATGCGCCAGCATTTTCGGGACAAGTATGGTATGGGATGCGTTTACCGTTGCATTCAAGATCCCCAATTTGTTCCGACGTCTCTTTGGTGAAGGCGCCCTCAGTGCGGCCTTCATTCCTATTTTCACAGAACAGCTCGAAAAACGTGGCAAAGAAGAAGCCCTCGTTTTTTTCAACATTGTAGCCACAGCCCTCATTATTATTTTGGGTGGTATTGTCTTCCTTGGCGAAGGATCTTTCTTTGTTATTCCAAGGGTGTTTCAGATACAGGAAAAATGGCAACTCATCCTTAAACTGCTTATTATTATGTTTCCCTATGTCTTCTTCATTTGCCTTGTCGCTTTTATGGGTGCGGTACTGAACACCCTTCGTCATTTTTTTATGCCGGCCTTTGCACCGGTTGTCATGAACGTATGCTGGATATTGGGGGCCGTTTTAGCCCCCTATACGGGAAAAGCGCTGGATAAGATGATTTATGCAGTCGCCATCTCGACCTTTCTCTCAGGCCTCGTCCAGGTAATTATTCATATTCCTACCTTACGGAAAAAAGAATTATACTACCGGTTCATTCCCAGATTTTCACATCCAGGCTTGAAATTGGTATTGACACGCATGGCGCCCATTGTCTTCGGGCTCGGCATTGTGCAGGTCAATGTTTTGCTTGACAGCCTTATCGCCGTTGGATTTTCCGCCCCCCAAGGTGGACCAGGCAGCTTCAATTTTGCAGGAATGGCCGTCCATTTCCCCATGAAGGCCGGTGCCGCCTCGGTACTCTATTACAGTGATCGGCTGATCCAATTCCCTTTAGGCGTATTCGGCATCGCCATGGCCACAGCAGTATTTCCGCTCTTTTCCACCCATGCAGTGCGAGAAGATTGGAACAATTTTTCGACTGCCTTCAACAAGGCATTAAAATTTATTCTCTTAATCGGCATTCCTGCATCAATGGCTATCATCATGCTTCGGGAACCGATCATCGATCTCCTTTACAGGAGAAATCAGTTTGATGCGGAATCCGCTTACAGGACATCACGTGTCATTCTCTTCTATGCTTTTGGGATATGGGCATACTGCGGTCTCCATGTGTTGATCCGTGCATTTTACTCCGTCAAAGATACTGTTACCCCAGTAAAGGTTGGGGCAGCGTGCGTTGGTTTGAATCTCGTTTTAAATCTTTCGCTTATCTGGGTATTGCAGGAAGGCGGCCTGGCGCTCTCTACTGCTATCAGCGCCATTGTTCAAATCGTTATTTTGACCATCATATTGCAAAAAAGGCTTTGTATTAAAATAGGAAATGAGGTTTTTGTCTCGTTACAAAAAACCGTAATTGCCTCAGTATCAATGGTCTTTGTGTGCTGGTTCGTCCTCAGGATGTTTCCTGATTTAAACGGAAGTGGGAGTCTTTATTTTAAAGGGCTTCGATTATTTGTCCCTCTGCTCTCAGCATTTGCTGCATTTGCTGGAACATCCGTCCTTCTCAAATCCGAAGAGTTTGGGCACCTAGTTAAACTATCCTTAAGAAGAATGTAA
- the gap gene encoding type I glyceraldehyde-3-phosphate dehydrogenase: MAIKVGINGFGRIGRNVFRAITQRGGIDVLAINDLADSKSLAILLKYDSVHGRFEGSVEAKEKSLMVNGKEVKLLMEKDPAKLPWKSLGVDIVIESTGIFTSRADCAKHLDAGAKKVILSAPAKDKIDATIVVGVNTRDLKPEHKIVSNASCTTNCLAPLAKVINDSFGIEKGLMTTIHAYTNDQRISDLIHKDLRRARAAAVNIIPTTTGAAKAIGEVIPALKGKLDGLAMRVPVANGSVTDLVALVSKDITVEAVNSAMKKAAEGELKGILEYTEDPIVSSDIIGNTHSSIFDSALTYVIDKRMVKVVSWYDNEWGFSNRMVDLVELVARI, encoded by the coding sequence ATGGCTATTAAGGTTGGTATAAATGGTTTCGGAAGAATCGGAAGAAATGTCTTTCGTGCGATTACTCAGCGAGGGGGCATTGACGTTTTGGCTATCAACGATCTTGCCGACTCAAAATCGCTGGCAATATTATTAAAGTATGATTCGGTACATGGCAGATTTGAAGGGAGCGTAGAGGCCAAAGAAAAGTCATTAATGGTGAATGGCAAAGAAGTCAAGCTGTTAATGGAGAAAGACCCTGCGAAGTTGCCGTGGAAATCCCTTGGGGTAGATATTGTAATAGAATCGACCGGGATATTCACTTCCAGGGCAGATTGCGCGAAGCATCTGGATGCCGGGGCTAAGAAGGTCATACTTTCGGCGCCAGCGAAAGACAAAATCGATGCCACGATCGTTGTTGGCGTTAATACGAGAGATCTTAAACCAGAACATAAAATTGTATCCAATGCCTCATGTACCACGAATTGCCTGGCGCCTTTAGCAAAAGTAATAAATGATAGTTTTGGTATTGAAAAGGGTCTCATGACAACAATTCATGCATATACAAACGATCAGCGTATTAGCGATCTCATCCATAAAGACCTAAGGAGGGCAAGGGCCGCTGCGGTAAATATCATTCCCACAACGACTGGGGCAGCCAAGGCTATTGGAGAGGTCATCCCCGCACTGAAAGGTAAATTAGATGGGCTTGCTATGCGTGTACCCGTTGCCAACGGCTCGGTAACAGATTTAGTTGCACTCGTTTCAAAAGATATTACAGTAGAAGCTGTTAATTCTGCTATGAAAAAGGCTGCTGAAGGTGAGCTAAAGGGCATTTTGGAATATACCGAAGATCCTATCGTCTCTTCCGACATTATTGGAAATACCCATTCGAGTATCTTTGACTCTGCATTAACTTATGTAATTGATAAACGTATGGTGAAGGTAGTGTCTTGGTATGACAATGAATGGGGTTTTTCAAATCGTATGGTCGATCTTGTCGAGTTGGTAGCCCGTATATAA
- a CDS encoding phosphoglycerate kinase, which yields MQKLFIKDIEVRRKRVMVRTDYNVPLDDEGNITDDTRIRATLPTINYLLDEEAKVIIASHLGRPEGKINPKYSLKPVVRRLQRFLGEKVKVIMAEDCIGPKVKKQIEEMHYGDVIVLENLRFHPGEEKNDPVFAKELASLCDVLIQDAFGNCHRKHASMIGIDGYVPSAAGFLLKKEIDYFEKAVNNPMRPVVALLGGAKVSDKIKILENLAKKMDKILIGGAMAFTFLKAQGFGVGKSLVEDSMLDVVKNLMDISKKNGTKLYLPVDFVVAENFDGQAETKVVPYQEIPEKWIALDIGPATTKLFIEALQDAKTIVWNGPMGAFEFDAFSRGTYAMVDAVTTSHASTIVGGGDTDMAFHKSGKTHEVTFISTGGGAFLKLLEGGELPGVASLSDRRRSVRSSSPSLS from the coding sequence ATGCAAAAATTATTTATAAAAGATATCGAAGTAAGAAGAAAGAGGGTAATGGTTCGAACCGATTATAATGTACCCTTAGACGATGAAGGAAACATTACTGATGATACCAGGATAAGGGCAACATTGCCGACTATTAACTATTTGTTAGATGAAGAAGCAAAGGTAATTATAGCTTCACATCTGGGGAGGCCGGAAGGCAAAATAAATCCTAAATACAGTCTCAAGCCAGTTGTAAGGCGACTGCAGCGTTTCCTCGGTGAAAAGGTAAAGGTAATTATGGCGGAGGATTGTATTGGCCCAAAGGTGAAAAAACAGATCGAGGAGATGCACTATGGAGATGTGATTGTACTGGAAAATTTGAGATTTCATCCTGGTGAAGAAAAAAACGATCCTGTTTTTGCAAAGGAGTTGGCCAGTCTGTGTGATGTATTAATACAAGATGCCTTTGGGAACTGCCATAGAAAGCACGCCTCAATGATTGGTATCGATGGATATGTACCATCAGCAGCGGGATTCTTACTCAAGAAAGAGATAGATTATTTTGAGAAGGCAGTCAATAATCCCATGCGGCCCGTTGTAGCTCTGTTAGGTGGGGCAAAGGTTTCTGACAAGATAAAGATCCTTGAAAATCTGGCCAAAAAAATGGATAAAATCCTTATTGGGGGGGCTATGGCATTCACCTTCCTCAAGGCACAGGGTTTTGGTGTAGGCAAGTCCCTGGTTGAGGATAGCATGCTTGATGTGGTAAAAAATTTGATGGATATATCCAAAAAAAATGGCACAAAACTGTATCTGCCGGTGGATTTTGTTGTTGCGGAAAATTTTGATGGACAGGCAGAGACAAAGGTAGTTCCCTATCAGGAAATTCCGGAAAAGTGGATTGCCCTTGATATTGGTCCTGCCACTACGAAGCTGTTCATTGAAGCACTTCAAGATGCAAAGACGATTGTCTGGAATGGCCCTATGGGGGCATTTGAATTTGATGCTTTTAGTCGAGGGACATATGCTATGGTAGACGCCGTAACAACTTCTCATGCATCAACAATCGTAGGTGGCGGTGATACCGATATGGCATTTCATAAATCAGGAAAGACGCACGAGGTAACATTTATTTCCACAGGGGGTGGAGCTTTCCTAAAGTTATTAGAAGGAGGCGAACTCCCGGGAGTTGCATCGCTATCTGATAGAAGAAGAAGCGTAAGAAGCTCTTCTCCTTCGTTATCTTAA
- the rpe gene encoding ribulose-phosphate 3-epimerase: MQPKIKIAASILAANPVRLEDEIRKVETAGADLIHIDVMDGHFVPNITMGPFIVEGIRRIAQVPLDIHLMIEHPERYVDAFAGAAGDGDLITFHIETTKKPKEIISLIKNAGLKASVSLNPDTPTELVEDLLEMVDMVLVMSVNPGFAGQKFISKVLPKIARLRSIAPDEMDIEVDGGITTETITQAVQQGANVIVAASSIFKADDPCAAIKTLKQIAERVDNKVKA; the protein is encoded by the coding sequence ATGCAACCAAAAATTAAAATCGCAGCATCCATCCTCGCTGCTAATCCTGTACGACTAGAAGATGAAATTAGAAAAGTAGAAACAGCAGGCGCAGATTTGATCCATATTGATGTTATGGATGGTCATTTTGTTCCAAATATTACTATGGGTCCGTTCATAGTAGAAGGAATAAGGCGTATTGCTCAGGTGCCTTTAGACATTCACCTGATGATTGAACACCCTGAACGGTATGTGGATGCATTTGCCGGTGCGGCAGGGGATGGAGATCTGATAACATTTCATATAGAAACCACGAAAAAACCGAAAGAAATTATTTCTCTGATTAAGAATGCGGGGTTAAAGGCCAGTGTATCGCTGAATCCAGATACACCGACCGAGTTGGTTGAAGATCTTCTGGAGATGGTGGATATGGTGCTTGTCATGTCTGTAAATCCAGGTTTTGCCGGGCAAAAATTTATATCAAAGGTTTTGCCAAAGATTGCAAGATTGCGCAGTATCGCACCAGATGAAATGGATATCGAAGTTGACGGCGGTATTACAACAGAAACGATTACTCAGGCTGTACAACAGGGGGCTAATGTGATAGTTGCTGCCTCCTCGATTTTTAAAGCTGATGACCCATGCGCCGCAATCAAAACCCTCAAACAAATTGCAGAGCGGGTTGATAACAAAGTAAAGGCGTAA
- a CDS encoding zinc ribbon domain-containing protein, protein MIPREITNDYLLSGLIYCGKCKAKMIGSSAKSGQHFYYACHNYIKRGKDICSARLIKKKEIELLIIEHIKTHILTEENLTELFNIVLNEINQHKRDSEDQVKIIDKQLEFYKKN, encoded by the coding sequence TTGATCCCAAGAGAGATTACAAACGACTATCTTTTAAGCGGGCTTATTTACTGTGGAAAATGTAAGGCAAAAATGATAGGGAGTTCGGCAAAATCTGGTCAACATTTTTACTATGCTTGCCATAATTACATTAAACGAGGAAAAGACATTTGCAGTGCAAGGCTCATCAAAAAGAAAGAAATTGAGCTTCTTATTATTGAACACATAAAAACTCATATTCTTACAGAGGAAAATCTGACAGAGCTTTTCAATATTGTACTTAACGAAATTAACCAGCATAAAAGAGATTCAGAGGACCAAGTTAAAATAATTGATAAACAATTGGAATTTTACAAGAAAAACTAA